The Budorcas taxicolor isolate Tak-1 chromosome 5, Takin1.1, whole genome shotgun sequence genome includes a window with the following:
- the TMEM72 gene encoding transmembrane protein 72, which translates to MKQQVFWMGLEYTCRLLGITTAAVLIGVGTETFLRGQFKSLAFYLLFIGAAVSVSEGAYFVAQLLSVCFQCQPGSLAYRAREKARWLGCFQRFLAYMLLSVACFLHPVLVWHVTIPGSMLIITGLAYFLLSKRKKSKAAAEVLAPPEQYTDPSSSVVSTTGSGDTEQTYTFHGALREGPGSLFIHVKSILKGTRKPSALRHPDTPTELPLEPAGSLAKRKQVQFEDSVVRVSPALAEGPDDVDSEPEEATSDTTPIIPPPEAPLFLSALSSPGLF; encoded by the exons TGCTGATCGGCGTGGGCACTGAGACCTTCCTCCGGGGACAGTTCAAAAGCCTGGCTTTCTACCTGCT GTTTATAGGAGCCGCCGTCTCCGTGAGCGAAGGGGCCtactttgtggctcagctgctgtCCGTCTGCTTCCA GTGTCAGCCAGGGTCCCTGGCCTACAGAGCAAGAGAGAAGGCCCGCTGGCTGGGCTGCTTCCAGAGGTTCCTGGCCTACATGCTGCTCTCGGTGGCCTGCTTCCTCCACCCCGTCCTGGTCTGGCACGTGACCATCCCAG GCTCTATGCTCATCATCACCGGTCTGGCCTACTTCCTGCTGAGCAAGCGGAAAAAGAGCAAGGCTGCAGCAGAGGTGCTGGCCCCCCCGGAGCAGTACACAGACCCCTCCAGCAGCGTGGTGAGCACCACCGGCTCTGGGGACACCGAGCAGACCTACACCTTCCACGGAGCCCTCAGGGAGGGCCCTGGCTCCCTCTTCATCCACGTGAAGAGCATCCTGAAGGGGACGAGGAAGCCCAGCGCCCTCCGGCACCCGGACACCCCGACGGAGCTGCCTCTGGAGCCTGCTGGCTCGCTGGCCAAGAGGAAGCAGGTGCAGTTTGAGGACAGCGTGGTGAGAGTCAGCCCGGCCCTGGCTGAAGGCCCGGACGATGTGGACAGCGAGCCGGAGGAGGCCACCTCTGACACCACCCCCATCATCCCGCCCCCCGAGGCCCCACTCTTCCTCTCTGCCCTCTCGAGCCCCGGCCTCTTCTGA